The genomic DNA AATTGCTCACTGTATGCCACGAATTCAACTCTACCGTTTTGCATTCACAAAAAGATCTTCTAGGCACACTGCTTTTATGCAGGTCCCCAAAGGTAAGGAAGAAATCATTATTCGTCCATCATCTTAGTTGCATCTAAATTTCTTTCCTAACAacctctcccttcttttcctgTCACTGTTTTCATACAATTTTAAGTACTGTCCTTTCTGACGAGACCATCAGCCATAGCAAGGGCATACAGAACAGGCTACTAGAACACACatacagtttttatttagaaagtGGAAGTGACTATGCCTGGCAGAAATAATTATGAAACAGTATTCTGccaggagcaaagaaaaacagaacacttCCCTACAACCAGGATCTATAGGCACAGAAGGCAGGGGTCACTTTCTAGTAGATTTCCATTTATGGAGAATTTCCAGAAGACAAGAGGCATTTTCTAGCTTTCTTACATTCTTGCCTGCTTCTGGTTATACAGAAATACCGGAGATCGCTGCTTCCTGTTATTGTAATATTGCCATTCCTGTCTTCAGTGCAAATAATCTTCTATTTAGTAAAAGTGTGACAGTTTGTTATGTACAACTTTCTTTCCATTCCCTAGtttttgagaattttttctaagatttttttcatcataCATTTTCAAGTAATCTAACAAAGCTCAGTCTCAAAGAGCAGTCATCTtagcttttaaatttattatttcagaaaCATAATGCCACATCTTGCCTTCAAGTCCTCTACTGCTCCTGTGTTACTGTAACACTTCTACGCTCCTGCTAAAGGATTTGGAACAAAACCAAGCTTAAAACTTAAGAATTCCCTGGTtagcaataggaaaaaaattcttcagacTGGTCTACGCTTAGTAATGAGTCCAGACTTTAAACACGTTGAAGAATTatacagcaaaataataatagaaagcAGGGCAAGTAGGATTGAAAGGCAATGGAGTGAAGTAGAGCCAAGCTCTTTTCTATCTGATACTCTGAATATTCTTTTACACTCACATACAACAGCACTAGAAGACTGCAGTAAGACAAACTGACATGGAAAAAGATATTTCCCTCCCCCTCTCTACCAAAAAGTGTTTCATCTGTTCGAACCCAGGTATCCCAGGCCTTGATAAACCAGCTCAGCCATCAGCTCTAGCCTCTTGACTTCAGAAGACGTGTTACCATCTTACAGAATGCCCCAGAGTTCAAActtcctcccttttccccatCCAAAAGTCCCCCTTCTCCCAAAACAAACTAAGAACCCCAACTCACCCTCACTTTGTAAGCCATTACATTTTGATCCTGCGTATCCAAGGAATACTCTCCCGTCTGGCATTACTATTAAATCAAAGCATGTCGTTCTCTACAAAACATTATATTGATGACTACGTCTTTGCTGGgttaaagaataaatatttaagtcaaGGAATACAGCTAAAGAAAAGGGATCAATACAGACTCAGGTCTGTAACAATTCTAACAGGGGGTTTGTGCCAGGGACAGGATGGTGGTGTTccatgtgttttgtttttgaagttgttattgtttgcttttaagGCATTAGCCTGCAATTGCCAGGAGGTTGTTCCAACAGACTCCCAGTAGGGTGCTGCTGGTGAAAGACCTTTTTCTGCATCTATCAAAACCAAGCCTGCCAGTTAATGCTGACAACAGTTATCAGTGATAGAAATTGCAGACCCTTCTGTGCTTTGAATAAAGAGCACattcaaaagctttttcctttttgctatcTTGGGCAAGAGTCCTCATTCCACTTCTTCCTGCCTCCCCATACATACAAAGAATGGGCAATTATTTAACTATAGCAAATATTCTGTAGAGTCTAACTTCATATTTCTATGTGGAAGATGCTGTGTGGGACACAAAATCCAGAACCGGTATTTATAGAATACAGACTTTCTCTATcgagaagactgaaaaaacctGTGGTATAAGGCTGATCCTACTGACACGACATGAAGTTCTGACACCTACTAGCTTCTTACTCAAGGAAAAAGTTCACAAAGGTGAGAGAACAGCAGTTAAACTCCTTTCGATCTCTTACAGCTTATGCCCTCTTATCATTTTGACTTTAGTCTAACAGACATTTGAAGAGATAAGATCTTTGCTATATCCTTTCTGACCAACTTTCCTAATCCTTCTTCTCTccattttataaacaaaaccCTGGAGTGTTTAGAGCCACATTAGGAAAGCACACCACCAGGCAATACTATGCTTTGCTCCATGCCTGTGGAGGGAGCAAGCCCAAAGGGAGAACACAGCCAGATGGCTTAAACAACGATTACTAAACTAGCAGATATGGATTAGATATGTCAGTCAGAAAAGCCTCCCTTATGTAGTGTTTATAcctggaagagagagaagacaaCAAAAGAAAGTCATCAAGAGTGAAGATTAAAAGTTTCTTGACTAGAAACTTCTCTGTTATCTGATTTTAAGGAGGCATCACATTGCAGCTATAGAATTTTTTAAGTGCAGTTCAATTCATCCTTTTCTTAAGTAGTCTACTGTTCCCAGACCACAACAACTAAACTACTTGACATGTCAGACATTATTAAGACTGGCAGAAAACACTGACTGAGAGTTTGCAATGGATTCGTATTACTGCATAGAGATGTAATGCCTTCGACACAATCTTTACATGCAGTGTTCAGAGCACAAGACTGACAGCCTCAGTGTCAGAAGGTAAACCAAGGAATAAAACGGGAATGGAGACAAAACATGAACAGGACAAAAGCTCTCCTCGAATAGCAAGCCTGTTAAAATTTGTTAGAGACCTGAGAAATGTAAGGTTGTAGCTGATTTTCTACAACTACGAAAGATGCACTACACCCGTATTACACGCTGACAAGATGTTTCATTCCAACACAGGTCCAAGGATGCAGCATCTGTAGAACATGTTTCCCTAATGGCTGACTGTAGAAAGAATATTGTTTTGCCTTGGGAACCTTCTATAATAGCTtgctcctctcttcccttcagGAATGCTTCTACTTCTTTCCATGCGTTTTATATAGCAATTTAGgaggtgtttgggtttttttaaaggaaagctgtgatgctttcttttccattgtATCTTGCTTTAATTTAGGCGTCCATCTCATTTTTGAATTCTGATTGGGTGTACTTTGGGAACATCTCTAGTTTTAGGCCAGCCTTGCTCAAATTTATGTTTAAGTGTATTACACACTGTAACAATTTTCAATCACAAGTGTCAAATAAAGATATTATCTCTGAGGTCTCTTTAACGAAACACAAATGAAACACTGCTATTTTATGATCAAAAGAACTGATTATTTTTGCCATTCATTTCAATACTGTGCTATGAAGGAGCCCAGTGTGGTCACATATTAGGGCTATAACATcataaatgaataaaacatcTTGGCCTTATTGTTAATACAAGCAACAGCCACTCTCTGTAAAAAGACAGAGCATCTATTgaaacaaaagaattaaaagtgaCAGGCTAAGCCAAGGTCACTTCTAAGCCTCTAATACTAGCgtgagggaaaaggagaagggggaTTTGCAGATATCACTGTAAAAGCACTTAATGTGATCATAGCTACATAAAATACATCCAGTATATAACCGGAAACAAAGACTATTTGCCTCATTAAAGACTTTGCTGATTAAGGCCCATTCATAGCAAAGAATTAAGCACCTTAAGAAACTTTCTAACACttgtaaaaaaatgtttctagcaCTGAAAAACATCAAGAGATTGTATTTCAGTTGTGAAGAACACATCAAGTCCTTTTTTTATATCTACTTTCTCTACTTGGCATAACGTCAAAACGAAAGGAAGGCATAGGATATCACTTCCTCCAAGTATTTTTCCCTAGAGATCTAATAATACAAGCTAGTAGGAGTCATGTTCAAAACAAGATGTAGCAGAGCTGTGGAACTATAGTGTTTCCAAAAGATGCTAAAAATGTATAGGGGTTCAAGGGAGAAACGGGGAATGTACTTGGGAAAGAAAGCCATCACAGGCTATACCTAGTAAAGGAAAtcttctaaattaaaaatagttgGAAGCTACGTCTGAGAAGTACATGGGTTTGTCCTTTCCTtacctctttcttcctcatgtGTCTGGTGTTTGCAATGTGATAAATAGTCTCCTGGTCTGATGCAGTGTAGCTGCTGTTACTTTTTTTGCAGTTCCTCTGGCCTTCCCAGATCTCATTTTTCCAATTCTCTTCTTAGTCTTATTGATGTTATTCAGGGGGTATTTCTGCTGAGATAGTTCACATGAATGTATATGAAAGGTATTTGCATATGAGAGCAATCTCATTCTCTCAACTCAGGGCTGTAATAATCTCACTGTGAGGGAAACAAGGATCTAACTTCATAAGATTTTTAGTTTAGTCACTTAATCACTCTACAGTTTCAGTAAGTTATTCAAAACTAGCACATGGAACAAGAATAACAAACACTGTTTATGAAACTTCCAAGTATGTTATTTGCAAGATAGACAAGCTCACAAAATATTTAAGCctgtgtgctttttaaaaattacctgaATATAATAAGGGGTATAAACATGGCAAAATAAGTAGAAATCAGCATTCAGAATGTCCGAGACATACTTTTTTGACATTTGTTATTCCACGCATCAGACTAAAagaactgtgaaataaaatattaataaaaaatactaaatttctACAATGTGTAAGTTCTTTCTGTACAATCTATTTGCTAAATAAACACAATTCATTATGACAATACTGAAGTGCCAAGAGAAGTACCACTGCTTCATCCAAAATTCATTAATAGTAAAAAATCCCCTTGATAAGAAGCAGTTGGGGAACGTTGTCCATTAAGAAACGGCAACATTTCTGTTACAAACAACTAATAGATAATGTAGTATTTAATGTCAGtctttacatttcatttttctccaaatttttTCCAGGCCTTTATTAAGAGTGTTTATTATAAAACAAATAGGGAGCTCTGAGTAACAAAACAGTGGCAAGCATAAAATTCAATCCCACAGGTCTCAAGAAAATCCTATGAGAATGTAAAGCTAGCCAGTTGAAGCAGTTCAAGCAGTTTTTGTGTGCGATGGAAACGGGATTTTAACATACATCAAAATTTGAAGCCAACCAATACTCTACTTCCACAACAGCAAACACTAAGAAGGAAAGGCATGAGTTTTCGGCAGCATTTGTTAAATTGGTTTTGTCCACACGGGTATCCAGTAACAAAGGTGCTGTGAAGGCAGAGTGCTACACTAGTGTATTTCCTCAAGAAATGTTAAAGCCATAGCTACACTACACCTCTGACATAGTACTCATTTCAGTTATGAGAGAAACAAGATGATGCAAACAGTAGAGCAGGCTGCAAGGGATAGGAATAAAGCTTATTGCAGAGGTGTTTGTTCCCTGGCTTATGATCCTTAACAGCCTGACCCGGACCCATGAAGTGTCTTGGACCAAGCCTTCCTGCTCCTGTAACAGTGAAATACTGTGGGTTTGACCCATACAAACTGGACAGTCCCTCAAGAGATGATACTGCTATTTTAAGATTCAGATTGTAGCTAATTTTTCCGTGACTCATTCACTTTACATCAGATTAATTTCCGGAAACTTGCATCAATAGGAACAACTCTAAGTCACTTTCAGGTGGACTCTGCTCTATCACAGTGCTCATTTCCAAAATATTAATCTACCCTAAGTAAGCTCtttgtattcatttttaattaagcGTTTATTGACTGAAACTCCCTGTCAGTTTCGAATTTAGGCTTCTTTAATTCACAAGATTGAGAACTTTTAACAGGTTATATTCAAGCCTATCTtcaagcagaaggaagaagtaGCAGCATGCTGCtaccaatttttaaaagtataccTGAATGCTACACTAACAAAGCCTTATTTAGAAGCAGCCACCCTGCTTTCATGGTTAGAAATCTAGACAGACCAACCAAGCCAAGAAGCTAGAACAAGTCCAGTCAGGAGAAGTGCCAGAATAAGTTGAGATGAAAGGGTGAAAACCAAGAAGGGATACCAAACTATTGTTTCCTGACTATGTGACATAATCTGTCAGTAACTACTGCCtatgaaaataagtttttcttcaaTTAACTTATGGATATGCAACATATTTAAATACTATGCAAGGCAACTGTCCTAATGTTTAAGTGACACATGCACAAAGGAGTTATGCACCACAGCTGCACCCTTTAGACCGAAAAGAGCATACATACGCTCTCTCTCTGCCCATCTATCCCAGTGTTTTATTAGCTGAAATTTGTTATGAGTTACCCTGTCATTCCTCCActgtaaaatcaaaataattaaacaacATTGATACAATTGTGGCAAAGATTTAACCTATTTAGATCAGTAAAACATATCAGTATTACTGAAATCAGTATTATATACAATATACCAGCCTCTACGACACAAAATATAGAAAGCCACTTTCATCCTTGATAAtgattaaattacttttattccCATTTAAAATATACAACTTTGAAAAATTATGCATCATACATTCAAATATGAATTGCATTCTTCAAGTGTCCTGATATCCAGGTATCCTATTGCTGGCCAGTATAACACAATAATCTGTCAACACTGTTTATTTACAGCCATAGGAGAAAGAAACtccataaataaatatttatatctGATATTGCAGCTTTTCCTTAAACACTTACATTTAGAAGTCAATTTCAGTAGGCCTCTTTCTCCCAAACACTGCTTCTTGTTCCTATAGGAGAAAACAAATTCCAAAGATCccagaaagggcaaaaaatgTCCAGGTCAGCTATTTTAGAAATAGCATTCATGAGTCAATTTAGCAGTGTCAGAAATAACCATTAAAGCTAATATTACCACCTAAAAGCAGCTCGAGAAAGCTCACTACCAATGCCACAAATCTTAATGGTCTTTAAGTAGTAATTTAGCAGCTTTAGAAACATCAATACAAACAGTATCATTAGTACAGCAACACTGCTGCAGATACTATTAGGAGTATGGCAAGGAGGCACAACCCACAGGCCCCTTGAGAAAGCACCACTGCTGAGAAATCTTTATGGCAGGGTTTtgatgaattttaaaagagCACATTGACTTCATTCAAGCCTGACAGTAAGTGCCTCCCTGCAGGGTACAACACTGCTTTGCTTTGAGGCAGCTTACTACTGCATAACTTCATGTTATTTATAGAACACCAGAGATAGGACAAGCATTTTTTAGACCGTACCATCCCCGCTCTGCAGAACTTGAAGTTTTCGCTAATATACAAAACACAGTGGGGAAAGAATGTGACTCAAATAGCAAGGAGTGATCTATAGCATGTATTAAATCAGTTAATGGATGGGTAGGAGATAAGAACAGTAGGGGAAAAAATTCAGCTGCGATGTTTTACACTGCATGAAGTATAGGAAAAAAACTGTGATTGCAGTTAGCCCTAATTTAACTGAAGCCAACATCATCACTCCTGTCTCAGgactggagagaaaaatgttcatCACTGTATTAGAAAATGACGTTATTAACAGTTTGGTATGCTATCCTAActtaacagagaaaaatcaacaCAGGTATTTTAAAGTTGATagtttttatttacagttttcttgGCAAAAGGCTGTGGGaaagtttaaaacattttaaacagaggGCACCATATTGTATTGTATGATGTATCAGTTCACAATTTTCAGTATCCAGCTGATCAAATAAAGCTAATCACCGCTTAAAGTAGTATAATCTGCATCAGCTCCATTAGAGTATACTGCCTAAAAACACTTCAGGCAGTTTCTAGTTCAACACAATTGCTAATAAAAACACAGTTCTGGTGATGAATGCatacttggatttttttttatactgtacCTGGTATCAAATTGCCCACTTACACTTGCGTACTGGCAAAGCAGTTACACTTCCTACTTTTACTTGCAAGTTACCATCtcattttctgcaaattcaGCTGTCAGATAATTCTGAACTACTCTGAATATGTTACTGGGAGCATAGTCAAGATTGGAGTAGACGAGATTGAAGGAAAACATTCCTGGTATATGACGTGCCCATCAGAATCAGCTGGGTAACCATAAACATCCTGTTTAAGAATTCtatttgaaaaggagaaaaaaaatgtagtcaGTTTTCACTTTGTCACGTAGATTTAACTCCTCAATTGAgctttttaattcattcttcTAAATCAAGGGTGTTTAGTTCTTCTTCTAGTTCATCCAAGTCCTCTCCAGTAAAAAGATTTTCGTCAACTGGAACTGCATCAATTACTCCATTTTCCAACTCCCCATCTCCATCATTATCTTCCTCTAAATCATTTTGCTCACTGCTGTTTATATCACCACCAGAAGCTTCACTTAATTtattatctgaaaataaaaataattcttacatATTTCAGTGTCACAAGTCTCTTATTCACTAATTCACAGTCCTACTAAACAGGTTTTAAAGTTTTGAAACTATGAAGAAATTACTGTATCTGAAACTTATGTAGACTTACATTGGTTAAATTGCATGTACCTGACTAACATGCAGGTTTGGATCATCAATTATTAAAAcaggttgaaaaaaaaaataactcccAACTTCTCGAACTCCTATTTTCATAACTGGGTCAAACTTCATGAGCTGCTCCTACTCAATGTCTGTATTTAAAAGATTCAGGGTCTTAAAGATCAGGGTATACATTCCACAAGCTCACTATGATCAAGACTTTGCTCTAATAAAATTACAAGTTAACTTAAGCTAGCTAGAAATTATGAAGAACAGCTTGGATTTTTGTTCATGTTATTCAttcaattatttattaaaactgaaaaaagggaaactgcTAAGACTAATGTCTTGAGGATTTACTTGCAATGGCCATAAACACTACCTTCTATTTAAACTTGGATTTAAGAAATTAAGACGTGCATAGCATTTACTACAAGCTTTTTCTTTAGCAACTACATGGATCATTCATAGTAACTTCACTTCCCTGCCCTTGTTaaacaaatacttcttttcagCAGATCTGTTAATTCATTTCTACCTCCCTTTTGGTAAGCTCTTAACAATTCAATCCTGTATTAGTGATGCCTAAATAATTAACTTACCATCTTTTTCTATTGAACTGTATGTGCTGAATCGCTCAGGACTAGCCACAGTAATACCAGTCTCATCTACAGCCTTTGGGACATACAGGTTCAAATCTACATCATTTATGCACACGGGGTCttccatctgaaaaataatCCAAGATGCTCTGCATGAATtacttttccacagaaattctcatttctgcaggatttctacagaattttttttagtcTTCCTTTTGACACCAAAATTTTGACAAAATATACTTTGTGGCAGTGTTAAATTAAGAAGCTTATTAACTGCACTGTAAGAGCTCTCGAAAGTTTTCAAACTTGAATGTAACTTGAAATATTATTTGAGTTAGTGTTCTTTACCTCATCATCTTCTCCTGTTCCTTGAATATAATGGGTGTCATCTGCTTCTTCATCATCTGCATCAACCAACTCTGGACGGAACTCAAATACCTCACGTCCACTAATctattcacagaaaaagaaatcttaatttaTCACTTGATAGAATTtatactgctgaaaaaaaaaaaagtaagaaaaaagcaaagcaattcCAGGCCAGCTACCTTATTACAAAAACTTAAGTACTCTTTCTTCTTACATTAAGAATTGGAGTGTAGAACATACCACCAATGCTTTGCCagctttaaaatctgctttcctcctctccatATCTTGCTCAGCCTTATcaattttttcttgtctttttcttctcttccatgcAATAAAACACTCTAGAGTAATTTTGGTAACATTTGGTCCTAAGGCAGCACGCTGTCAAGTAAAGAGACTGATTAATACTAGAAATTGTTTCCAAAGGCTAGAACAAATTAGCGATTTAATTACTCTTTCCCAGAAACtaactgaaaacatttctttctaaCGCCTTCTTCATTCTCACCACTGTTAAACATGCACCATCAACTTAAAGGTTGACTCAACACGATTTTCCAGTTAGTAAGATAAGTCGACATGAAAGTTAACATGGaaagtggaggaggaaggaaaccAACAGTAATAGCTCAGGTTCTCCTTAAATTGACACTGCCAGGCAATGGTGACAAATAAACAGAGCAGCTATGCAATGCCTTCAGAAGGCCCCGTTCTCTTGGTGTTGCTTCCTCATTACAGAGTTATGCAAGAACTAAGGAGGCAGCGAGCTGGGGATGAGAAAGGCCCATAGAAACAGTTGTAacagataaaggaaaaatagcGGTAAGAAATAGACGCCTCCTAAAAAAGGATTAGCAACACCTGCAGTAAGTATGCAGCTATAGTTTAATTTATTCACTAGGTACAGTTTCTAAACAAAAACATGAATCAAATAGTACGCATCCTTCACCCTAGCTCATACAGctataaaagcattttatacTTGAACTATTAATTAGGAAGTTATTTACAACTGTCTCTTCAGAGTAACGAAAACAAATACTACCAAAAGATACCTGTCTGACAACTTTACCTCTTTTTCTATTAGATCTTCTAAAGAAATTTcatcttgcttttcctccttctttttgtctttttttaatacaaaacctGGAGGGAGAGCATGGCGATACATGCAGTTGTCTCCTCCACCTGGACAGACCCAAAACCATCCATATTTGTTGTTTTCAATAGCATCAAGGAAATATTTGCAGACCTGTATAAAACAACAGCTGTTAGCACTGCATTCTCTTTTCATCCCCAGCAATTTACACTACATGTCAAACTACAGTAATTCAAAGCCAGTTGTGttcaaaactgaagaaacatgAAATGCATTGCTACGAAAAAAGTAGAGCAACTAATTATCTATAACTCATGTAGTCACCAGATTTTTCCCCTTAATATAATCCCAATTTAAAAAGACAGGATGACTCAGAAGACTGGCAACTGTGCACTACTGTAAACCCAGCTGCACATGTAAAAGCATATGCTGACagtctttctcttcctgctcaCCAACATCAGTGTAGTTTTAATCAAAGTAAATAGAATCTACCTCAGATGATAAACCTTCCAGCTCATGATGATGAAGTAAAGATACCATTCTGGAACTTTTAACAAGCAATTCATAGTTCAT from Gavia stellata isolate bGavSte3 chromosome 8, bGavSte3.hap2, whole genome shotgun sequence includes the following:
- the ZC3H15 gene encoding zinc finger CCCH domain-containing protein 15, whose protein sequence is MPPKKQQQPAGGSKKADQKKKEKIIEDKTFGLKNKKGAKQQKFIKAVTHQVKFGQQNPRQAAQTESEKKLKKEDKKKELQELNELFKPVVAAQKISKGADPKSVVCAFFKQGQCTKGDKCKFSHDLSLERKCEKRSVYIDARDEDLEKDTMDNWDEKKLEEVVNKKHGEAEKKKPKTQIVCKYFLDAIENNKYGWFWVCPGGGDNCMYRHALPPGFVLKKDKKKEEKQDEISLEDLIEKERAALGPNVTKITLECFIAWKRRKRQEKIDKAEQDMERRKADFKAGKALVISGREVFEFRPELVDADDEEADDTHYIQGTGEDDEMEDPVCINDVDLNLYVPKAVDETGITVASPERFSTYSSIEKDDNKLSEASGGDINSSEQNDLEEDNDGDGELENGVIDAVPVDENLFTGEDLDELEEELNTLDLEE